The nucleotide window AGCACAAGCCCGATTTTGCCGAAAAGCTGGCCATCCGGCTTGGTCTGGCTGACCAGCCTTCCATCGTCCATGCCATTGATGGCGTATCCATGGATATCTCAAAGGGCGAGGTCGTTGGCCTTGTTGGCGAATCCGGCTGTGGCAAGTCGACCCTCGGGCGGGTGGTGGCTGGTCTGCTGCCTGTCACCGACGGCTCGGTTAGCCGCGACGGCGCCAATATCGCCACCCTCAAGGGACAGGATGCCCGCACCATGCGGCTTTCCACCCAGATCATCTTTCAGGATCCGATGTCCTCACTCAATCCGCGCAAGAAGGTGATCGACATCATCGGCGAAGCGCCCCGCCTGCATGGCCTTGTCTCGCGCCGCCAGGTCAAGGGGCTGGTGGAACGACTGATGGGCCAGGTCGGGCTCGACCCGGCGATGATCTATCGCTATCCGCACCAGTTCTCTGGCGGTCAGCGCCAGCGCATCGGCATTGCCCGCGCCCTCGCCGTCCAGCCCGACTTTCTGATTTGCGACGAGAGCATCGCGG belongs to uncultured Cohaesibacter sp. and includes:
- a CDS encoding ABC transporter ATP-binding protein, which encodes MSTPLIRLDNVVKQFQHKPDFAEKLAIRLGLADQPSIVHAIDGVSMDISKGEVVGLVGESGCGKSTLGRVVAGLLPVTDGSVSRDGANIATLKGQDARTMRLSTQIIFQDPMSSLNPRKKVIDIIGEAPRLHGLVSRRQVKGLVERLMGQVGLDPAMIYRYPHQFSGGQRQRIGIARALAVQPDFLICDESIAALDVSIQAQVINLLMQLKKDLSLTMLFISHDLSVVRYISDRVVIMYLGRVVETADTDTIYEAPRHPYTQALLREIPQITRRAHQFTPVAGEIPSPVNPPKGCHFHPRCPYAMDRCRLERPSLKDLAEGHSVACHLNEGAGQPAPLLD